Sequence from the Camelus dromedarius isolate mCamDro1 chromosome 12, mCamDro1.pat, whole genome shotgun sequence genome:
aacacccatttatgataaaaactctcaccaaagtgggtatagagggaacatatctcaacataataaaagctatatatgacaaacctacagccagcatagtactcaatggtgaaaaactcaaaagcttcccactaaaatctgggacaagacaaggatgcccactatcaccactcctattcgacatagtcttggaagtcttagccacagcaatcaggcaaaagagagaaataaaagggatccgaATTGGAAAAAAAGTGTAAAAGTGTCGCTATATGCTGACAATATGTtaccatacatagaaaaccctaaaaggtccacacaaaaactactagagctgatcaaagaattcagcaaggtagcaggttacaagattatcgtacaaaaatcagttgcatttctttacactaacgatgaatcaacagaaaaagaaagtaaagaaataatcccctttaaaatagcacccaaagtaataaaatatctaggaataaatctaacccaggaggtgaaaaaattatacacagaaaactataaaccattgatgaaggaaattaaagaagactttaaaaaatggaaggatatcccatgctcttggattggaagaatcaatattgttaaaatggtcacactgcccaaggtaatctacagatttaatgcaatccctatcaaattacctaggacatatttcacagaactagaacaaatcataataaaatttatatggaaccatcaaagacctagaattgccaaagcattactgaagagaaagaaagaggctggaggaataactctcccagacttcagacaatactatggagctacagtcatcaagacagcatggtattggtacaaaaacatatagaccaatgaaacagaatagagagcccagaaatgaacccacaaacttttggtcaactaatcttcgacaaaggaggcaagaatatacaatggaataaagacagcctcttcagcaaattgtgttgggaaaactggacagcagcctgtaaaacaatgaagctagaacactcccttacaccatacacaaaaataaactcaaaatggatcaaagacttaaacataagacaagatacaataaacctcctagaagaaaatattggcaaaacattatctgacatacatctcaaaaatgttctcctagaacagtctactcaagcaatagaaataaaagcaagaataaacaaatgggacctaatgaaacttacaagcttctgcacagcaaaggaaaccataagtaaaacaaaatgacaacctacggagtgggagaaagtttttgctaatgaaaccgacaaaggcttgatctccagaatgtataagcagctcttatgacttaataagaaacaaccaaacaacccaatccaaaaatgggcaaaagacctaaacaagcaattctccaaagaagacatacaaatgatcaataggcacatgaaaaaatgctcagtatcactaattatcagagaaatgcaaatcagaactacaatgaggtatcacctcacaccagtcagaatggccatcattcaagaatacacaaatgacaaatgctggagaggctgtggagaaaggggaaccctcctacactgctggtgggaatgcattttggtgcagccactgtggaaaacagtatgaagattcctcaaaagactaggaatagacttaccatgcaacccaggaatcccactcctgggcatatatccagaaggaacaccacttcaggatgacacctgaaccccaatgttcatagcagcactatttacaatagccaagacatggaaacagcctaaatgtccatcaatggatgactggataaagaagaggtggtatatgtatacaatggaatactattcagccataaaaaccgacaacataacaccatttgcagcaacatggatgctcctggagaatgtcattctaagtgaagtaagccagaaagagaaagaaaaataccatatgagatcgctcatatgtggaatctaaaacaaacaaaaaacacacaaacaaagcataaatgcaaaacagaaataaactcatagacatagaatacaaacttgtggttggcaagggggcggagggtgggaagggatagactaggattacaaaactgtagaatagataaacaagattatactgtatagcacagggaaatattcataagatcttatggtagctttcggagaagaaaatgtgacaatgaatatatatatgttcatgtataactgaaaaattgtgctctacacttgaatttgatacaacattgtaaaatgattataaatcagtaaaaaatgtttaaaaaaaaaaagaaatctggttttAGAGAAGCTGTGTCAAAAATACAGCTGACATGGcaggtggagggtatagctcagtggtagagcacatacctggtgtgcacaaggtcctgggtttaatccccagtgcctctgctaaaggggaaaaaaattttttaatgaaaaaaatgcagcTGACTTGGATGCTTAATGATAGTGAAAACCCAATCAGTAAATGACATAGAGAAAGCAGAATTAATCAATAAGGAAGCACACCATACGTTAATCACCTTACAATATCATCTCTCAGTATGCTTATGAAGACTGAAGACTCAGCCTCGCAAATTTACTGGTTTAGGATTTAGGATTTAGAGCTCTtatgtaaacataaaatgtattcGTAGTTCCACTTTCACACACCTTACCAGCCTTATGAACACAATATAAGcttgttttcatcattttagaGTAATATTCTGTGTGTTCATTTGAGAATTAGCAGTATACATTTATATGACAACTGCCTAGTGATTGGAGGTGACAGAGGATTGCTTATTCATTTACAATATCCCTTTTCAACACACAGTTTTCCCTTTTATGACACATACCTATTCTCTCAGGAATTGAAATTGAAAAGGGCAATGACAATGCACACATGGAACAAATATGCATTCGTGCAGAGTTTAcaaaaatataagaattaaattcatttatttgtttcaatatttctttcctgaacattaaaatatcactttataAGTTATTTAGGGTTGAAAATTCTCTGTCTACCAGATTTCTACAGGAGTTCTACCTAATGCCATAACTCATTATACCGTATATGTCTCACTCCCATGCAAGACTGTAAACCCTGATAaagattaattttcaaaattttactgttctcacaaagaaataaattgaaCATCCATATAGATCTCACTTAGCTGATTTTTAATGAATGAACCAGGCAAATGATACAACCAGTTCAAAGAGACCAATAAAAGATACATTTATAAATAGCAATGTTTCCATTAATTTTCAAATGAGTTCAACTATGACTTCTTTCACCTGTGGGACACATACCAATTGACCCTCGACCAGTTTATTCACCTGTCTACCAATGTGAATTACTTTGATTGCATTTAGTATCTACAACTTACAGAGTTGGAAAAAAGCTCAAAGACAGTGAAAACTCTAAGTCCCTACATAATCAGAATTAGATAACCCATAGGGGTGGGCTGTGAACAATGCAGAGTTTTCCACTGAAGCACGTATCTTTTTTTTCATATAGTCTCCcccattttaataaaacattatttgaaataaagattATTCTTGATCATAAAACAAGGCTCTCCTCATTAGGTTTGGCCTCATTATttatacagatgaaaaaattcaCCAGAAGGTCTTCTTAAGTTTGCAGTGCTGGAGACTTCCATACAGAATCTCAGACAGGATGTTATAAAGCTGCTATTATATTCTATATCTAGGAGAGGAAGCTATAACCAAAAAAATTATCTCCATCAAATTACTCCTTCAGGTAGCCACACActtgagtaatattttattttcctgaactCCCCAAGACATCCTGGGATCCTTGGCTTGCCTCCCTTTCCACCTCTAAGAGATCGGCCCGTAAGCCAAGCAACAGGCTAATTTACCTGGGATTTTGTCAGCACAGACTCTATAAAGTCAACCTCAGTTCCCTAAAAGTGACTGGTCCTACGTGATTAAATCAGAAACATTCTCAAGTGTGATATTCTAGGAAAGGCCCTAGTTGcacaatcaatttttaaaattatatcttagTTAAAAATAGGACAGGTTTTTAAACTGTacctataaaaataatacattgtcCTGAAAAGCAAGGACACTCATTAAGGGTTTCCTGAACTCAGAGTATTCAGTGAGAATCAGCTATGACTTCAAAATGTTTGATTTAGTTTACAAAAGCAGATTCTACTAGATTAGTACAGTTTAAGAGAATGATAAAAAGCCTTATTATATATTCAGAAAATAGAACATAAACCACATCAACAATATTCCAAACACATAATAAGATGTTACTTATCAGTTAATTTAGTTCTACACAATTAATTCTTGTTCCACCGGCTCTTGAGTTAGCAGTCTCATGAAGGTGTTTGTTGTTAGGAAGAGTCATGGAAATCACAACTCAGCCCACTAGAAAAACCTGAAAGTTacccaaaagctggttctttgaagtTTGCAGTACTTGCTGCAGTCCTTTTCCGTGAGCTCTGGTGGGGTCCTTCTCTGTTGAAGACGAAACTCCAGCCTATTGCTGATTGCAGATCTTTCATGAATGCATCAGAGCCAAACAAAAATTATCTATTGTTTTAAGATAGTTAAGCTAACTTAAGAGAgttaaatttatctttatatgtattctttttcattatatgttattacaagatatttataCTTATCTTTAAATGGCCATTGTTAATTTATTACTTATGCATTCAAATGTAAAAAGTCTGATGAGAGTTGATAACACAAATAGTGCAACTGACAAGTAAATTTGATTGTCTCCATGGCATGCAAAACAAGATAATAAAGCTATTTCCaaaaagagaagtttaaaaaaagtctcTAAGGATAATGATATAGACTATATCTGAGGACAGTAATGTTTCATctgatatatacaaataaataagcataatttttacaatggaaacaaTATCGATACATAGTATAATAATCATGGGAAATGATATGCATAATGTACCAAGGAAATACCAAGATTGCCAAGAATATCAAATAAAGAGATTCAGTGAATCTAGAGTAAGCCtagatatttgtatttttataaaactccATAGAGAAGTCTTATGTGCATCCCAGGTTGAAAACTACTGTCCTTGAACATGctagatgaaaatgaaaatttcaaaacattctcagaagaaaacatctaTAAGTTTAAGGGAGTGAAATCTAGAGGAGGAGGCAGACACAAAAAGGCATAGTTGTCACATATGGTGAAAATGCTCTGAGATTATTCACATGATTCTGTCAATCAGAGAAGACAGGGACATAATTCTGCCAGAGGGAGCAGAAGGGCTTAAGGGGTGTTTTCCTCAAAGGATTAATTCTTCCCATTTACAGGGGGTTGGATGACTCTCCTTGGCTCCAGTCCCTGTTGAGTTTCACCCAcagggagttttctttttctctgggtgCAGCCTGCTGGGCTGGAATCAAAGTTTTCTGGGCTAATAGGAAAGCATCAGGGAGGCAGGACTAGATTCTGTAGGTCAGGATTAAATGGTCATGACCGCACAGCAGTGGAATTGTGGTGACTGACTGCATGCCACCTTCATTTCCTCTTTACTCTGGCATGTGGGTACAATGACTTACCAACTTACTGGTAAGTTTCCTGATGTTCATAGCTCTTTGCACCAGCTCAAGCAAGAAAATCCACATAGTATATCTAATTGTAGTCACTACATGCTTAGGATGGATGCCATTACCCCGACCTTCTAAAAAGTCCCACAGTTATGTAAATGCACGGTAGAATTCCAGGGTCCTGCCAAATTGATGGCAATCAACCAAGTGCCAGGCCCAAAATCACTGACTGAGCacagaaggaaattcaaaatcagCTACTTGGACCTGCCTCTTGGGTGATATGTTTGCTGAATGGTAGTTATCGCCTTACATGTTACTGTAAGTTGTTTCTGGTCTCAGACCACTGAGTTTGCAGTGGGCATCAGTGAGAAGGGAATAGTGACCACTAGGAGTTTCTTTCTCCATGGTATGTCCTAACTCAGCATGCTTCTTATTAGACTTAAATCTCTGCcttacatttttcctttcttgataaATAAGAAAGCAATCTTATGATTCTAACAAAAAACTGCCTATGAGTTCATGGATTTTAAGTAATGGTGTAGAGGTGGGTTTTGTATATATTCTCTTCAATCATCTACTCTACATATAGAGGTCTCCAAATTGAGGGTAtaacttcattcattcaagtaTATGCGTGTATATCAAAATGATGTCTGCTTCTATTAGATTCTATGAAGCCAGATGGAGGACAAAAAATATCAGTAATATCAAGGAAAGCGCACTATACACCGATACACTTGAATGGGAGGCGGACAAAAGTCTCAGGGAAGGATTGTAAAGGACTTAATAGCTAACTGAGGATTTGAACAAAGAAAGTCAAGGCAAGGAAGAGCATTTTTACCATTTGCAAAAGGAGAAGACTTGAAAAGCACAGATAGAAAAAGCATATTGTAGAAATTTAACAGTAGCTGGAACATGAACTGGGGAGTGAgtttggagagggaggagggtgatAATTAATGCCTCTTTGTGGCCAGGATTACACTGTGATCACTATTACAAGTAATTAATCCCAcactttctctattttctgttcactgcatggaaaaatattcatgttattttcctaatttcctaATGGAATTCAACAATTCCTTTTTGGGAAAGTAACATTTCTCTTGAATTGTCTCTGAAATTCTTCTTCCCTTACCATATCACAAGGGGTATTCCACAGTTTGACTGTGAATTTTAAGTTCCCAATTTGTGGTTCTGTTAACAATGATTACGGTAAACATTATGTTCTGCACCCTGGACTATAAATATAAtcaaacaaatattaaatattaactgTGGTTCTGCTATAActttcaaatccttttttttctaGCTGATTCATAAAATCTTAGATTTACAGAGCTAAAAACATATGtctccatcctgctctagtcCAGATAGTCTGCCATAGCATGACAATACAATAAGCAGTAACAAgaggcttaattttaaaaagaaaacaaaagagagtgagagcgagagagagagagggagggaggaaagtttATTTATCTCTGTCAGTTTTTACCTGTTTAAATGCATATTGTTTTTTCTTAGCTATTTGATAGAAACTGGATCAAGGAACATGATATTTCAAGTAATTCTTATGTAAAAGAAAGTTTTAGGGtcaatttaacttaaaaaaggACAATTACTATATCATATACTTTACTAAGAGAGAAAGTTCTAAACCCAACAGAAGTCTGAGAGATTTTGCACAAGATTCACCATCTCTCTGTCATACTTAGTTATTAAGGACCTCTCTCCAACCAAAATAGACCCTAATTCAAGGACTagataattatttcatttctttggtaTTAACTATCTCTGTGAATTTACTGTGTCTGCACATGTTTATTCGCAGTCTCAGAACAGATCCAGGTCAGCTGCAATCCCTGGAGAGCTCAGCACCCCTCAAGCAAGGGCactaggagagaagaaagagacaagCCCTCATATATGAAGAGGAGACCTTGGCGACAGACAAATGCAATAACTTCTGGGATTTTATACTAAAATCCTTCTACTTTCAAATATCCACTCTCTGGTAAGTACTCAGATATCTTCAtctattttgctttcattttactgctttttttttttttttttttgtaaatcaaccacatggAACTTCATACAGAGCAGGAGACACTTCCAAAATTCATGTATCTAGGAAAATTGTTCCTTTCAGAGACTATACAAATAAACTATTTACCTTTAGGGGAATTGTTCTTCAACAGAATTCAAATTCTCCTAAATTGTGACACTTACCACTTCAGGTTATTGTTCTCTTGTCAGCACTCCACAAATGGTCACAAATTCCAGGCCAGGAGAAAATTAGACATAATTTGTCAGTAATCTCTGCAGTGACTGCCcttacaaatacaaaaataatttgaaaatcaagggagtttttaaaagatacttaaaTAACCAACAATCTAGCAGGGGATAGCACTAAGAGTAGTTTGGTTTTGAGAAGACCATACTTTTGTGAGAATTCCAACAAGtaggaagaaattaaattttgagACTCCTCTGCCTTCACATAGTGTCATTCTGGAAATCATATATTCTAACCAACATCTTATCTAGAATGTGAAAGCAAGAACTCATAGAGGAGTCCGGATTAATTGACTAGGGTCTACTAGTATGTTACTAGTAGAAAAAGAAACCAGCTTTTCATCTGATTGCAAAATATATTCCTGGTTTCTCTATAGGAAAAAAATGGCCAGAAGAACTTCTTTAAATCTATGATCCAGGAAATTCCAGTCTAAAGTGAAAGCCACTTCTCACTATATAGTCACATAAATAACTTGCTCTATCAAAAGACAGTtgaaaaaacccagaaacttcAGAACTGCTTTTTTTCTACTAAATTTCCAGATATTCACATTTTATCTACTCAAGACTTCCTGTGATTCGCTGCAGAGCCCTCTAAATTAATTGATCATGTCCATTATCAACATGTCACATGTTGAAATCACCACATTCTTCTTGGTTGGGATGCCAAGGCTGGAATATGCACACATCTGGATCTCTATTCCTGTCTGCAGCATGTACCTTGTTGCTATTCTGGGAAACTGCACCATCCTTTTCATCATCAAGACAGAACCCTCACTGCACGAACCCATGTACTATTTCCTTTCCATGTTGGCCCTGTCTGACATGGGCTtgtccttttcctctcttcccactATGTTGAGGATCTTCTTATTCAAGGCTTCTGAAATCTCTGCTAATGCCTGCTTTGCCCAGGAATTCTTCATCCATGGATTCACAGCACTGGAGTCCTCAGTGCTCCTGATCATGTCATTTGACCGCTTCCTCGCCATCCACAACCCTCTGAGATACAGCTCCATTCTTAAAACAGTCAGAGTTGCCCAGATAGGAGTGGTATGCTTTTTCAAGAGCTTCCTCCTGGttcttcctttccccttcacTTTGAGAAGGTTGAAATATTGTAAGAAAAGCCAATTATCCCATTCCTACTGTCTCCACCAGGATGTCATGAAGTTGGCCTGCTCTGACAACCGAATTGATGTCATTTATGGCTTTTTGGGGGCACTCTGCCTTATGGTAGATTTTATGCTCATTGCTGTATCTTACATCCTGATCCTCAAGACTGTGCTGGGAAAAAACGCATCCCAAAAGGAGCAGCTCAAGGCCCTCAATACTTGTGTTTCACACATCTGTGCAGTGACCATCTTCTACCTGCCCATCATCAACCTCGCCATTGTCCATCGCTTTGCCCGGCATGTCTCTCCCCTCTTCAATTTTCTTATGGCAAATGTTCTTCTACTTGTGCCTCCACTGATGAATCCCATTGTGTACTGTGTGAAAACTAGGCAGATTAGAGTAAGAGTGGTAGCAAAATTATGTCAGAAGCAAATATAACAGTCATATATAGTAGAAAACATCTGGGGGGAATGTCTCAGTAAGAGATTAAAGGTGAGTTTGGCAAAACCTAATATTTGGTACAAataatcaatatatttttattgttattgtcatCAGATTTATTTCAATCAAACTGTATACTGAAGGTGGGCATAAAATAGGAAATGGAGTTCATTCTGGGGTGTCTCCAtcctaattaataaaaaaaaagatgccttaTGAAGTCATCTTTGATAAAAGCAACAAATTATAGTCAACACTGACAACAGTAATGTCTATCCTTGTGACAGATTTTCATTCCTCATTCTAAGATTCTATCTATCTGTTAAGTCCTTTTGATTCTAGACCCAAATTACATCTCAAGTCTACCTCCTCATTCTCTCCATTTTAATCATCCTTGTATGTCACCAGCACTTCTTTAATGACATGCTGCAGTAAATTCTTTAGTTTCTTAATGTGTACTCTGACTACTTTCTAACTGATTTTCTGTGCAAGATgaaaatgatctttttaaaagacaaattgaaTGATGTAAGGTCTCTTTTAAATATAAACTCTTACTTCTCTGAGaatagaattaaaacaatgaaatacacaCCATCAGATGACACATGTTCTTTACCTGCTCTGCCTCTCCAACATTACCAGATAATCAAACTCTAGTTACATTGGCCTTCTCAAAATTCATtgaatttgtaaatttttctgttttgtataactTCTCACATCTGAACCTTTTTCTTAGAATGCTGTATATAACTCATTtctattcacttttttaaagGTTTCCACTTAATTTCATCATAGATTACCTATCACCCTCAGTTCAAATTATGACCCTCTCTTTTTATTGAtctctttttttgcttgtttgttctttattcttcatTATATTCATTATTATGAGTATAATGTATTAAATATaatgtatgtttatttcttttctttctacttcccAAATAGAGTGTACTATCATTGAAGGGAGAGACCATACttactttctttctgtctgtgtgCCTAACATCTAGGATTTGCTGACACAGAGTATATCtccaataaataattgttaacaaatgaatgtgaaaatgagGCTATATTGAGGAAGATGAAATTGTTGAAGAGTTCAGTAATACTCCATCCATATGGGATATAACTTTCTTAAGTTTGTATCAAGGGCAGGCATATCATAAATAGGCAAAGTTACCGAGGCCCTTTCCTTAGAATCTTCCCACAGAGATGATCTCGTAAGCACAAGAGCTCAGGAAAGCTGGAAGCCTGCTAATTTCTAGAATTCCATCTAGTTGTAATGTGCAAAAACAATTGTTATATTGCATTAAATCAAAGACAGTACTGATTATCACCTGCATTCCAatttcagagatattaaaatGTGAAGAATGTGCATCTTAGAACACacaaaatacagtattatttatttatggaagtTGCTCCTGGTCATTTTGAATAAGAGTTTTTTCAGAAATATGAGGATCCTCTAAATCTTAAGGTCATCAATGGCAAGAGACTCAGAAATTAATGCCTCAGTTTCTTGCACacactttaaaaagtttctttgcattttctttctccttctctttatatctttttttttttttttttgcccctctCATTCACactctatttctatttctgtgtggCCATTTCacaatcattttttttccacGAGACCCTTAATTTTCAGCTGGAGATGTTTTCCTATAATTTGTTTTTTGCTATCTTAAGCTGTTTCGTAAATTGCTGTTCCCAGAAACTGTGCAAAGATTCTCATTATAAGCCCCTGTTAGAGTGCTCATTGATGGCATGCATATTTAATGATGTAGCATTAGTTTCTTCAAAAGCTATTTGTTAAATATCTACTTTGTTTCAGTCACTTTACTACATGCTTGTGAAAAAATGATTAATGCCATGAGAAAATACTGTATAACACATTTTAACTGAGTATCATCAACCCAGTGAATTGAACTGTAGTATAAGCCCTgacagttgatttttttctctcgCATAATGCAAGTGTCTGACTTAAGCTATGATTACAAGAGACATCTTCAAAGAGGGATGTCTCTAATGGACACATTTGCCAGCCACACAACTAGAAAAGCCAGGCCAACCCCTTCCCCCAATCAGGCCACTTTGTTTTAGAGATGTTGCTTGATTTCAATAGTTGACCATTTGGAGTccttgttttttcctcttctcccactAGAAATTCCCACTcctatgttttaaattcactaaTAAAAAGTGAGTCtgatagactcatggacatagaaaacaaactatggttaccaaaggggaaagggttggggaAGGATAactaggagttggggattaacagacacacaccactgtatataaaatagatgaacaacaaggacctactgtatagcacagggaactatattcaatttcttgtaataacctatagtggaaaagaatttgaaaagaaaaaatatatatatatgtatgtatatgtgtaactgaatcactttactatacacctgaaactaacactgtaaatcaactacacatcaataaaaaattttttaaatatgaaaggaaaaaaaaagtgagtttgaTAAACATTAAGGCTCCCACCATCAACACCAATAAACTCAGAACCCaggtctgtttctctctctctctctcccccagtgTCCTCACTGTGTGGCCCCAGGTATGCCATGTAATTTCTAAGACTTATAAGtaataaaactctttttttcccaaagtttcCTCATGGTTATTGCTGAGGGCATCCTGAAATCTTAATAACTGCAAGGGCCAGTCTAGCCACGAACATTGGTTATTGATAGTAAGAGGTCAGCACAAAACAATAATTGAATGTATCATCATTTCTCAGTAATTCAAAATCCCATACACACCACATACCACATATTAAACATGTATATTatatctgtgcatgtgtgtgtctgtgcatgagTGTTCCCCGTGTGTTTCTGAAGTAGATAGGCctgaaaattttcttcttttgatttttgtaaGATCATTGCCATTCTTCAACtatatcagaatttttaaaaatacacatttaaatcatttaaattagaataaactaAAAAGATATCATTAcaatagaagttaaaaaaaagttcaataaaaTATGATAGCcatgcataattttaaaagattcttagAACGCAAGGAGTATAAAAGGACTGATTTCATGTTAAATAGTGAAAATTAAACTCCTCCCTCAAAGCAAAGAATAAACCTTAAAGTCAGTGACAAAATATTAAGATAGCcctttaaaattcaagaaaagacCAAGATTCCCTATATTATTATCTATATTCAGTTTTGATTCAGGCCTTAGAACACTAAAATAAGTGAGAAAATAACCAGAATGGGACATACAGCTGATATACAAGAATTCCTGCAGAGAATCCCagataaaaaatgaacaaataattcaaaaggaaaataataataaattttaaaatataagacaaaCTACACTGATTTTAACACAACATACATGCTCGTTAGTCACTCTAATTGAAGAGAGACAATTTTTATCAGTTACATTTACTTGACTATTATctttaagtttttcctttttccttgacTAAACAAATCACTCCCAAGCAAATCCAACATGACTGACAGATTTGCTTCCATCTACCAAAACTATGTAGTAGGAGACAAAAGTAGCATGTCTCAAAGGGTGGTCTTTGGACCACCAACAtaggcatcacctgggagcttgttaaacaTATAGTAATTTATGATCCACTCAAGTATCttgatgaaaatgttcattttaacaaaattttcaAGTGATTCATCTTCACATTGAAGTTTAAAAGACACTTCACTAAACCACTTCTTTATTGCCAAATGTAGAGAATTTGTGTGTGATTGTGTATTGTGAAGGTTGGAAGACTTGCAAAGATCGTAAACAAAAAGTGAAAGCCACAGTGAATTTGTTTCTCTCTAATTTCCAAACTTCTAATTAGATCATAGGTTATTATATTTGAGAAATTAGATATGATTTACACTGCAAAGACTGGTTGGTCACATGTGATTGCTGACCTATGGTTTGCTCCTGTTAATTCCAAAGGGAATCCCTGCCTACAAGTAAGTACAGCATAAAATCTACATAGCCTAACATGGCTGACTCCATCAATTGAATAAACAGGATTGAGtaagagactaaagagacaagCAGTAAAGTGGAAGAACATAAGTGCTATACATCACCAACAAGTGGCTGAGCCTA
This genomic interval carries:
- the LOC105097967 gene encoding olfactory receptor 51A4; translated protein: MSIINMSHVEITTFFLVGMPRLEYAHIWISIPVCSMYLVAILGNCTILFIIKTEPSLHEPMYYFLSMLALSDMGLSFSSLPTMLRIFLFKASEISANACFAQEFFIHGFTALESSVLLIMSFDRFLAIHNPLRYSSILKTVRVAQIGVVCFFKSFLLVLPFPFTLRRLKYCKKSQLSHSYCLHQDVMKLACSDNRIDVIYGFLGALCLMVDFMLIAVSYILILKTVLGKNASQKEQLKALNTCVSHICAVTIFYLPIINLAIVHRFARHVSPLFNFLMANVLLLVPPLMNPIVYCVKTRQIRVRVVAKLCQKQI